The following nucleotide sequence is from Apium graveolens cultivar Ventura chromosome 4, ASM990537v1, whole genome shotgun sequence.
TAAGATCATTGAGGTACATTTTGATTGAAGGCCTTATGTACAAAAGGTCTTTCATGATCCCATGTCTGAAGTGCTTAAGATCTCTTGAGGCATAGAAGGCATTGAAGGAAACCTATGAAGGGATTTGTGGGAAGTAATTGGGGTGTAGGGGCCTCGCTCATAAAATAACCTGATTAGGGTTCTACTGGACAACAATGTTAGCTGATGCAAAGGcttatgtgaagaagtgtgataaATGCCAGAGGCATGCTCTTGTAGTTTAACAACCCCCAGAGAGGCTCACATTCATTAGCTCTTCCATCCCCTTCGTGATGCGGGGAATGGACATACTAGGTCCCTTTCTTGAAGCATCGGGACAAAGAAAGTTCATTGTGATCGCCATTGACTacttcactaagtggattgaggCCAAGAAACTGGCCAATATAAACACCAAGCAGATTTCTCAGTTCTTCTTGGAAAATATGATATGTCGATTTAGAATCCCACACATCCTTGTTACGGATAATGGGTGACAGTTTGACAATGAAGAGTTCGAGGAGTATTGTAATGATAATAACATATAACTCCAATTTACCTCAGTTGCCCATCCTCAAGcaaatgggcaagcagaagtcGCTAATCGGATCATCATTAATGGACTTAAGAAGGGGGTTGAACGCTCAAGAAACACTTGGATGGACGAATTGTTACATATACTCGGGGCATATCGTACTACTTATAAAGTTACAACTGAAGCTACCCCATTCATGTTGTCTTACGGAGCCGAGGTAGTAGTTCCCCTTGGAATCACCCAAAGTTCATCGAGGGTTGAAGCATATGAACCAGAAACTAATGAAAAAGGCATGAGGCTTTCCATCGACCTCATTGACGAGGTTCGAGATGAAGCCAATGCCCGTAATGCAGAGCATCAACAGAGCCTCTTCTATTATAATAggagggttaaagaaaggttcttccaGCAAGGAGACTTGGTATTAAGGAAGATTGAGGCATCATGAGTTGGTGAGAAAGGGAAGTTAGCCTCAAATTGGAAAGGACCTTA
It contains:
- the LOC141719540 gene encoding uncharacterized protein LOC141719540, producing the protein MEESMKKMVINNEPTGNKKRRMDQEYDAKYTRIGKNFDPHFMKSQVLVAHPQANGQAEVANRIIINGLKKGVERSRNTWMDELLHILGAYRTTYKVTTEATPFMLSYGAEVVVPLGITQSSSRVEAYEPETNEKGMRLSIDLIDEVRDEANARNAEHQQSLFYYNRRVKERFFQQGDLVLRKIEAS